A region of Roseobacter litoralis Och 149 DNA encodes the following proteins:
- a CDS encoding HAMP domain-containing histidine kinase, protein MTKDSVTLRSVAHDIKGLLTRASLAAELLGRHDDETVRLKADRIMRAVDQIALICQRDLAPPINCSRAELHECGEVVKLMEKVVSNARSGHEPQPRPVPYFD, encoded by the coding sequence ATGACAAAAGACAGCGTTACCTTACGCAGCGTGGCCCATGATATCAAAGGTCTGCTCACCCGGGCCAGTCTGGCGGCTGAATTGCTGGGGCGGCATGATGATGAGACGGTGCGCCTCAAGGCGGATCGCATCATGCGGGCCGTGGATCAGATTGCGCTGATCTGCCAGCGCGACCTCGCCCCCCCGATCAACTGTAGCCGCGCAGAGCTTCATGAGTGCGGCGAGGTGGTCAAGCTGATGGAAAAGGTCGTATCGAACGCGCGATCAGGCCATGAGCCGCAGCCCCGACCCGTTCCATATTTTGACTAG